One window from the genome of Elaeis guineensis isolate ETL-2024a chromosome 5, EG11, whole genome shotgun sequence encodes:
- the LOC105032606 gene encoding uncharacterized protein yields the protein MDGEIYEYDDQRPRSPGSGGGGGTSIHITALDGIINVNSLFTLAVFVGLAWNPSDPSGGTLASSDCAAGNRVAENVVSFHVFAFASFLFSSLVALCLKQAIRLVHPPGSSRAARVNRALLRAGILASAVGSVFGCGFLMLALVNVVQVKLGRLGCGGSASAGAIAPLVTLVPAAMLIYTVIVFYAFIR from the coding sequence ATGGACGGCGAAATATACGAATACGACGACCAGCGGCCGCGGAGCCCCGGATCCGGTGGCGGCGGAGGGACGAGCATCCACATCACGGCACTGGACGGCATCATCAACGTGAATTCCCTCTTTACACTGGCCGTCTTCGTGGGCCTCGCCTGGAACCCATCCGACCCCTCCGGCGGCACCCTGGCCTCCAGCGACTGCGCCGCCGGGAACCGGGTGGCGGAGAACGTGGTCTCCTTCCACGTCTTCGCCTTCGCTTCCTTCCTCTTCTCCAGCCTCGTCGCTCTCTGCCTCAAGCAGGCCATCCGCCTCGTCCACCCGCCCGGCAGCTCCCGGGCTGCGCGCGTCAACAGGGCGCTGCTTCGCGCCGGCATCCTCGCCTCCGCCGTCGGCTCCGTCTTCGGGTGCGGCTTCCTCATGCTCGCCCTCGTCAACGTCGTCCAGGTCAAGCTCGGGCGGCTCGGGTGCGGCGGCTCCGCTTCCGCTGGGGCCATCGCGCCCCTCGTCACCCTCGTCCCCGCCGCCATGCTCATCTACACCGTTATCGTATTTTACGCCTTCATTCGCTGA